From the genome of Homalodisca vitripennis isolate AUS2020 chromosome 8, UT_GWSS_2.1, whole genome shotgun sequence, one region includes:
- the LOC124368147 gene encoding uncharacterized protein LOC124368147, producing MGLKWKRCGKIRNVLIERPDIVNWRARYLREIQNCRHEGKVIVYLDETWVDNNLTFGKCWSGPGVPGVLTNTSSSNRLIVVSAGTKDGFLHDCNLIFKAGRATGDYHGQMNGVNFERWVHEKLLPHLPKNSVVVLDNAPYHCPQDNKPPSKYAVKNDMVEWLIKNNIACSTTMKKFELYDLIVQHKPPQKIFRVDSLLKAHGHLVILLPPYMCELNPIELAWATMKREIKNHNIKGDLCLTKLEEVTTHAMNSVTKIDYEGFTNHTLKLEQDYWIKDGLIEDVIDHFVIELGGVDSSESDNPDDDDQSSSESDLACPLD from the coding sequence ATGGGGTTAAAGTGGAAGAGATGTGGAAAAATCAGGAACGTTTTAATAGAACGGCCTGATATAGTAAACTGGCGTGCTCGTTATTTGCGAGAGATACAAAATTGTAGACACGAGGGTAAAGTTATTGTGTACCTAGACGAGACGTGGGTGGACAACAATTTGacttttggaaaatgttggaGTGGTCCTGGTGTTCCTGGCGTCTTGACAAACACGAGTTCATCTAATAGACTAATAGTGGTTAGTGCCGGCACGAAAGATGGATTTCTTCATGactgcaatttaattttcaaagctggCAGAGCTACCGGTGATTACCATGGTCAAATGAATGGCGTTAATTTTGAACGATGGGTTCACGAAAAACTATTGCCACATCTTCCAAAAAACAGCGTAGTTGTCCTTGATAATGCACCATATCACTGCCCTCAGGACAATAAACCTCCTTCTAAATATGCAGTTAAAAATGACATGGTTGaatggttaattaaaaataatatagcttGTTCCACGACTATGAAAAAATTTGAACTGTACGATTTAATAGTGCAACACAAACCTCCACAAAAGATTTTCCGTGTAGATTCTTTACTAAAGGCACATGGACATTTAGTAATCCTTTTACCACCTTATATGTGCGAGCTAAATCCTATAGAGTTAGCCTGGGCTACCATGAAACgggaaattaaaaatcacaatatcaaaggtgatttatgtttaacaaaacttGAGGAAGTGACAACACATGCTATGAACTCTGTTACCAAAATAGACTATGAAGGTTTTACAAATCACACCCTAAAACTAGAGCAGGACTACTGGATAAAGGATGGATTAATAGAAGACGTCATTGACCACTTCGTTATTGAACTTGGTGGCGTGGACTCCAGTGAAAGTGACAACCCCGATGACGACGACCAGAGTTCTTCTGAATCAGATCTCGCATGTCCACTCGACTAA